In a genomic window of Numenius arquata chromosome 5, bNumArq3.hap1.1, whole genome shotgun sequence:
- the LOC141464533 gene encoding LOW QUALITY PROTEIN: uncharacterized protein (The sequence of the model RefSeq protein was modified relative to this genomic sequence to represent the inferred CDS: inserted 2 bases in 1 codon) yields MVKAYVTLNVDDSGPLTCRFPTHLLHGPGEDTKDIELSVNRKRILDDKGQKKXKYSSLAIWSQECGGLSRSAGKGGLTCISGRMGEAVRIVVFVMAFISCDALLDLSGVHQVKGTWMGSTTLPCTYTPSEGFTQQTLSWSLEKDYSTSTIFRRDDSGDHILLSRFRDRVSVPKNSPGDASLLIENLEIPDSGHYTCQVIWRSKNNSLITKQLTTTVKVVKVAVTKPVIKAGELGLTVPTGARTSLTCVASGSPPISYRWFRSSPGQKAQLLSNQAELVWDSLRSSDAGMYYCEAENRVGAGAVQQSDAVELRVRESPVSQQPSTGTSRQSRPPPAPRGDAPQPVPTDLPTAATLASRRDAVSEGLPIATGSPPAAYPPHLYALAAALGGAVLGALAAALLWRRLRKKEDPLYEVAFHSTADVTRLETDVEDPDKCLQKKTHSKTETSDDTFTLKDNGHNSICIRKNPEYENLMNAMELEFETEKNY; encoded by the exons ATGGTAAAAGCTTATGTGACACTAAACGTGGATGACTCTGGCCCGTTAACCTGTCGTTTCCCCACGCACCTTCTCCATGGCCCTG GAGAAGACACTAAGGACATTGAATTGAGCGTCAACAG AAAGAGGATCCTAGATGACAAAGGACAGAAGAA GAAGTATTCGTCACTTGCAATCTGGTCCCAGGAGTGTGGGGGTCTCTCACGAAGTGCAGGAAAAGGAGGACTGACCTGCATTTCTGGGAGAATGGGAGAAGCTGTGCggatagtggtgtttgtgatggcTTTCATCAGCTGCGACG CCCTCCTGGATCTGTCTGGTGTCCACCAGGTCAAGGGCACATGGATGGGATCCACCACTTTACCGTGTACCTACACACCCTCAGAAGGTTTCACACAGCAAACTCTCAGCTGGAGTTTGGAGAAAGACTACAGCACCTCCACCATCTTTCGGAGGGACGATTCTGGTGACCACATCTTGTTGTCTCGGTTCCGAGACCGGGTCAGCGTCCCAAAGAACAGCCCAGGGGATGCCTCTCTCCTAATCGAAAACCTTGAAATCCCTGACAGTGGACACTACACCTGTCAAGTCATCTGGAGGTCTAAAAATAACAGCTTGATAACAAAGCAGCTGACCACTACGGTTAAAGTTGTCAAAG TTGCAGTGACCAAGCCCGTCATCAAGGCCGGCGAGCTGGGGCTGACGGTCCCCACTGGAGCCAGGACCAGCCTGACCTGTGTGGCCAGCGGGTCCCCCCCCATCAGCTACCGCTGGTTCAGGAGCTCCCCGGGACAGAAAGCCCAGCTCCTGAGCAACCAAGCTGAGCTGGTGTGGGACAGTCTGCGGTCCTCTGACGCCGGGATGTACTACTGTGAGGCGGAAAACAGGGTTGGGGCCGGGGCTGTGCAGCAGAGCGACGCTGTCGAGCTGAGGGTGAGAG AGTCCCCAGTCAGTCAGCAGCCCAGCACTGGgaccagcaggcagagcagaccCCCACCTGCCCCCCGAGGTGATGCACCCCAACCAGTGCCCACAG ATCTGCCCACAGCAGCCACGCTGGCCTCCAGGAGGGATGCCGTTTCGGAGGGGCTTCCCATCGCCACAG GTTCCCCGCCGGCCGCGTATCCTCCGCACCTCTATGCGTTGGCGGCCGCGCTGGGCGGTGCCGTGCTGGgagcgctggcggccgcgctgctgTGGCGGCGGCTGCGGAAGAAGGAGG accccCTCTATGAAGTTGCTTT CCATAGCACAGCAGATGTCACGAGGTTGGAGACTGATGTGGAAGACCCTGATAAGTGTCTACAGAAGAAGACACATTCTAAGACTGAAACGTCTGATGACACTTTCACCCTGAAAGACAATGGCCATAACAGCATATGCATCAGGAAAAATCCTGAGTATGAGAACCTTATGAATGCAATGGAATTggaatttgaaacagaaaaaaattactag
- the LOC141465016 gene encoding V-set and immunoglobulin domain-containing protein 4-like, protein MSPLLFCNAFLDLTGPNEVKGIWKGSTILPCAYVPKEDFVQHSLTWTVVHDQISGTIFRRDSSGDHILLSEYRGRVSVLKDAPGNVSLHILSLEFSDRGTYTCQVTWRASNNSLIVKDITTKVEVVKVAVTKPVIKAGELGLTVPAGARTSLTCVASGSPPISYRWFRSSPGQKAQLLSNQAELVWDSLRSSDAGMYYCEAENRVGARAVQQSDAVELRVRDLSVAVTPESAVGYPEKNYTTQDSQRTGLSLYLVILIAVVCGAVVFLVIFLIICIRKPKEAQVYEVKLHNSRAAASSRRESTGHYEEPISSTENNYVMELMKNKESEEINTKKNEYESVGHTQESEYEVGDTV, encoded by the exons ATGAGTCCTCTTCTCTTCTGCAACG CTTTTCTGGACCTGACTGGTCCCAATGAGGTCAAAGGCATATGGAAGGGATCTACCATCTTGCCATGTGCCTATGTGCCCAAGGAGGACTTTGTGCAGCACTCACTCACATGGACCGTGGTACATGACCAGATCTCTGGCACCATCTTTCGGAGGGATAGCTCTGGTGACCACATTCTCCTGTCTGAGTACAGAGGCAGGGTCAGCGTCCTGAAGGATGCCCCAGGGAACGTGTCTCTCCACATCCTGAGCCTGGAATTCTCTGACAGGGGAACCTACACTTGCCAGGTCACCTGGAGAGCCAGTAACAACAGCCTGATAGTAAAGGACATCACCACTAAAGTAGAGGTTGTTAAAG TTGCAGTGACCAAGCCCGTCATCAAGGCCGGCGAGCTGGGGCTGACGGTCCCCGCTGGAGCCAGGACCAGCCTGACCTGTGTGGCCAGCGGGTCCCCCCCCATCAGCTACCGCTGGTTCAGGAGCTCCCCGGGACAGAAAGCCCAGCTCCTGAGCAACCAAGCTGAGCTGGTGTGGGACAGTCTGCGGTCCTCTGACGCCGGGATGTACTACTGTGAGGCGGAAAACAGGGTTGGGGCCAGGGCTGTGCAGCAGAGCGACGCTGTCGAGCTGAGGGTGAGAG atCTGTCCGTAGCAGTGACCCCTGAGAGTGCTGTGGGATACCCAGAAAAGAATTATACAACTCAGG ATTCTCAGAGGACTGGCCTGTCTCTGTACCTGGTCATCCTGATTGCTGTGGTTTGTGGTGCTGTGGTTTTCCTTGTCATCTTTCTTATCATTTGCATTAGAAAGCCCAAAGAAG CTCAAGTCTATGAAGTAAAACT CCATAACTCAAGAGCAGCAGCTTCTTCAAGACGTGAAAGTACGGGTCATTATGAGGAACCCATCTCCTCCACTGAAAACAACTATGTGATGGagttaatgaaaaacaaagaatctgaagaaataaatacaaaaaagaatGAATATGAGTCTGTTGGACACACCCAGGAATCTGAATATGAAGTAGGGGACACTGTATGA